A genomic region of Castor canadensis chromosome 16, mCasCan1.hap1v2, whole genome shotgun sequence contains the following coding sequences:
- the LOC109675537 gene encoding sulfotransferase 2A1-like encodes MYDDYLWIEGIPFLCVWFKPEIIREVHDNFVVKDEDIVDDEHSARATQRTEPGEHGPVLNPFHLDKMIPPDDCTVTCELRGDHVIYLIRNPRNVAVSGYFFWKKLNVCKIAKSWDEYFEWFIQGKVPYG; translated from the exons ATGTATGATGACTACCTGTGGATTGAGGGAATACCTTTCCTTTGTGTGTGGTTTAAACCTGAAATCATCAGAGAAGTGCATGATAACTTTGTGGTGAAGGATGAAGATATTGTAG ATGATGAGCACTCAGCACGTGCCACACAGCGCACAGAGCCTGGGGAGCATGGACCAGTGCTGAATCCATTCCATTTAGACAAAATGATTCCACCAGATGACTGCACAGTGACCTGTGAGCTCAGAGGGGACCAT gtGATTTATCTCATCAGAAATCCCAGAAATGTTGCTGTATCTGGTTACTTTTTCTGGAAAAAGCTCAATGTTTGTAAAATAGCAAAGTCATGGGATGAATATTTTGAATGGTTCATCCAAGGGAAAG TCCCATATGGATAG